Proteins encoded in a region of the Gallalistipes aquisgranensis genome:
- a CDS encoding lipocalin family protein, with protein MKRILSFLTILMVVALYSCSKDEDSKEVSIIGTWQITRDGGSIVYNDGTHTSASNDYPLSFNGQEYGYYWSYTFNGDGTCIWTTYADNREPKVDNRFTYSISNNTLTVKHKVDNNLDFVCEIKNNTADQLVLFYQEKTDTYVATGTHFYKRIK; from the coding sequence ATGAAAAGAATACTCTCGTTCTTGACCATATTAATGGTCGTTGCCTTATATTCTTGTTCCAAAGATGAGGATAGCAAAGAAGTATCTATAATTGGAACATGGCAAATCACTCGTGACGGAGGATCTATTGTTTATAACGATGGAACACACACAAGTGCTTCAAACGATTACCCTCTCTCTTTTAATGGACAAGAATATGGTTATTATTGGTCTTACACTTTTAATGGTGATGGAACATGCATATGGACGACTTATGCCGATAACAGAGAGCCTAAAGTCGATAATCGCTTTACCTACTCAATCTCTAACAATACTTTGACAGTAAAGCATAAAGTTGATAATAATCTCGATTTTGTTTGTGAAATCAAAAATAACACGGCCGATCAATTAGTGTTATTTTATCAGGAAAAAACTGACACCTACGTAGCGACAGGAACCCACTTTTACAAACGGATAAAATAG
- a CDS encoding lipocalin-like domain-containing protein — MKKLFLFVAVMMAAVAFSSCSKDEDENPSIIGTWQITHSEGTEFDNSGKPHYQWSEDYPVFDEHENGFCWSYTFNNDGTCVNKTYEIGISDEDDDPKYYTYSISENKLIMQSQYGDQDIYEIKKLSSDQLILFYHIQNDYYTTEGTETYKRIK; from the coding sequence ATGAAAAAACTATTCTTGTTTGTGGCTGTGATGATGGCTGCCGTTGCTTTCTCTTCCTGTTCGAAAGATGAGGACGAAAACCCTTCAATAATCGGAACATGGCAGATCACACATTCCGAAGGGACGGAATTTGATAATAGTGGAAAGCCACATTATCAATGGTCGGAAGACTACCCCGTTTTCGATGAACATGAAAATGGATTTTGCTGGTCATACACTTTCAATAATGATGGAACGTGCGTAAATAAAACTTATGAAATCGGAATATCGGATGAAGATGATGATCCTAAATATTATACTTATTCCATCTCCGAGAACAAATTGATCATGCAAAGCCAATATGGTGATCAGGATATTTACGAAATCAAAAAACTGTCATCTGATCAACTCATATTATTTTACCACATCCAAAATGATTACTACACAACTGAGGGTACAGAAACATACAAACGGATAAAATAG